The DNA segment ACGGCACCCGGCCATCATGTCCCACCGGCCCCCGCACTCCGCCGACCACTGGCCCCCGGATTCCACCGACCACCGGCTCCCGGGTTCCACCGACCCACCGGCCCCGGACTCCGCCGCGCTCAGGTCACCACGCCCGGCACCACCGTCAGCTGCTGGAACCCGCCGCCGCTGTGCCGCACGGTGAGCAGCACCTCGCTGCCGGGGCGGGCGCGGGCGACGGCCCGTGCCAGGTCGGCGGCCGTGTCGACGCGGGCGCCGCCGAACTGGAGCAGGACGTCCCCGCGGGCCAGGCCCGCCCGGTAGCCGGGGCCGGGCGTGTGCACCCCCACCACCAGGGCGCCGGGGCTGCCGTAGTCGACGGCCTCCACGCCGAGGGTGGCCCGGGGGCCGCCGTCCCGCGCGGGCGCGGCCGCGGTCCGGGGATGCGGTACGGCGCTCTTCCCCGCGCCGAGCAGGGTGGCGCCGACCGCGCCGATGCCCACGCCGGACAGCAGCAGCAGGGTGCCCGCGCAGGCGCCGAGCAGCAGGGTCCGCAGCCGCCGTACGCGCCGGGACGCGGCGTGCGGATGGTGGGCGGGGCCGCCGCCCGTCCGGGGGCCGCCGCCGGCCCGGGGGC comes from the Streptomyces sp. SUK 48 genome and includes:
- a CDS encoding PDZ domain-containing protein — its product is MEHTALRPRPLPGRGPRAGGGPRTGGGPAHHPHAASRRVRRLRTLLLGACAGTLLLLSGVGIGAVGATLLGAGKSAVPHPRTAAAPARDGGPRATLGVEAVDYGSPGALVVGVHTPGPGYRAGLARGDVLLQFGGARVDTAADLARAVARARPGSEVLLTVRHSGGGFQQLTVVPGVVT